The following proteins come from a genomic window of Nostoc sp. TCL26-01:
- the pip gene encoding prolyl aminopeptidase: protein MRELYPPIEPYQEGKLKVSELHTIHFEESGNPQGKPIVLLHGGPGGGCPPVYRQYFHPDKWRLVMFDQRGCGQSLPHAELRENTTWDLVNDIEKLREYLGIEKWVVFGGSWGSTLSLAYSQTHPERCLGLILRGIFMLRQKELRWFYQEGTSYIFPDAWEEYLKPIPVDERDDLLNAYYKRLTSPDLQIRLEAARAWSIWEASTSRLFPDTQLMQTFCDNDFAEAFARIECHYFINKGFFEVEDQLLLNVPRIRHIPAVIVQGRYDVVCPMISAWELHRAWPEAEFIVVPDAGHSMSEVGICSALIEATDRFGERG, encoded by the coding sequence ATGCGTGAACTTTATCCACCGATTGAACCTTACCAAGAAGGAAAATTAAAAGTTTCGGAATTACATACAATTCATTTTGAAGAATCAGGAAATCCCCAAGGTAAACCCATAGTCCTACTACACGGTGGCCCCGGTGGTGGCTGTCCACCAGTTTATCGACAATATTTTCATCCTGATAAATGGCGATTAGTCATGTTTGATCAACGTGGTTGTGGTCAAAGTTTACCCCATGCCGAATTACGAGAAAATACAACATGGGATTTAGTAAATGATATTGAAAAATTGCGAGAGTATTTAGGAATAGAAAAGTGGGTGGTTTTTGGTGGTAGTTGGGGTAGCACTTTATCATTAGCTTATAGTCAAACTCATCCTGAGCGATGTTTGGGGTTAATTTTACGCGGTATATTCATGCTGCGACAAAAGGAGTTACGCTGGTTTTATCAAGAAGGTACTAGCTATATATTTCCTGATGCTTGGGAAGAATATCTCAAACCAATTCCTGTAGATGAGCGTGATGATTTACTCAATGCTTATTACAAACGTTTAACTAGTCCAGACTTACAAATCAGACTAGAAGCAGCGCGTGCTTGGTCGATTTGGGAAGCTAGTACGAGTAGATTATTTCCTGATACTCAGCTAATGCAAACTTTTTGTGATAATGACTTTGCTGAGGCTTTTGCTCGAATTGAATGTCATTATTTTATTAATAAAGGTTTTTTTGAAGTTGAAGATCAGCTACTATTAAATGTTCCGCGAATTCGACATATTCCAGCAGTGATTGTCCAAGGTCGTTATGATGTCGTCTGCCCCATGATATCAGCTTGGGAATTACATCGTGCTTGGCCAGAAGCAGAATTTATTGTAGTTCCTGATGCTGGTCATTCCATGAGTGAAGTAGGAATCTGTAGTGCATTGATTGAGGCGACGGATAGGTTTGGTGAGAGGGGCTAG
- a CDS encoding CAP domain-containing protein — translation MIRSKINNFVLGALVVLGGVIAISEPAHTYIPKSLHRSVSSRHLLAQSTIDIANVEASVFQQINQFRTSQGLPALTRNASIDNQARIHSQNMANGTVPFGHYNFAQRVQAIAIPYQAAAENVATNRGYSDPATQAVQGWLRSSGHLNNIRGNYNLTGVGVAVNSKGEVYLTQIFIRTSSQTSTPTNPQSTINIANVEASVFQQINQFRTSQGLPALTRNASIDNQARIHSQNMASGTVPFGHYNFAQRVQAIAIPYQAAAENVATNRGYSDPATQAVQGWLRSSGHLNNIKGNYNLTGIGVAVNSKGEVYLTQIFIRKP, via the coding sequence ATGATTCGCTCAAAAATCAATAACTTTGTTTTGGGGGCTTTGGTTGTGCTGGGTGGCGTAATCGCTATTTCTGAGCCAGCGCACACTTACATACCAAAGTCTTTGCACAGATCAGTATCTAGTCGTCATCTACTAGCACAGTCTACAATTGACATTGCTAATGTAGAAGCATCTGTGTTTCAGCAAATCAATCAATTCCGTACCTCCCAAGGTTTACCAGCCCTAACTCGCAATGCGTCCATAGACAATCAAGCCAGAATTCATAGTCAGAATATGGCGAATGGTACAGTTCCCTTTGGTCATTATAATTTTGCCCAGCGAGTCCAGGCGATCGCTATTCCTTACCAAGCTGCGGCGGAAAATGTCGCCACAAATCGCGGATATAGCGATCCTGCTACCCAAGCAGTCCAAGGTTGGCTTAGGAGTTCAGGACATCTCAACAATATTCGAGGTAACTACAATCTCACAGGGGTTGGTGTCGCCGTCAATAGCAAAGGCGAAGTTTACCTGACGCAAATATTTATCCGGACATCAAGTCAAACTTCTACTCCCACTAATCCCCAATCGACAATTAACATCGCCAATGTAGAAGCATCTGTGTTTCAGCAAATCAATCAATTCCGTACCTCCCAAGGTTTACCAGCCCTAACTCGCAATGCGTCCATAGACAATCAAGCCAGAATTCATAGCCAAAATATGGCGAGTGGTACAGTTCCCTTTGGTCATTATAATTTTGCCCAGCGAGTTCAGGCGATCGCTATTCCTTACCAAGCTGCGGCGGAAAATGTTGCCACAAATCGCGGATATAGTGATCCTGCTACCCAAGCAGTCCAAGGCTGGCTGAGGAGTTCGGGACATCTCAACAATATCAAAGGTAACTACAACCTTACAGGTATTGGTGTCGCCGTCAATAGCAAAGGCGAAGTTTACTTAACGCAAATATTCATCCGCAAGCCGTAG
- the trpS gene encoding tryptophan--tRNA ligase: MGKQRVLSGVQPTGNLHLGNYLGAIRNWVEIQDQYDNFFCVVDLHAITVPHNPATLAADTYAIAALYLACGIDLNHSNIFVQSHVSAHSELAWLLNCITPLNWLQDMIQFKEKAVKQGENVGAGLLIYPVLMAADILLYQADKVPVGEDQKQHLELTRDIVNRFNHQFAKDQPVLKLPAPLISKEGARVMSLTDGTRKMSKSDPSELSRINLLDTPDQITNKIKRCKTDPIRGLTFDDPERPECDNLLTLYMLLSGKTKQAVATECQDMGWGQFKPLFTETVINALKPIQDKYQEITADKSYLESVLRDGREKAEAVANQTLTDVKAALGYSMPV, from the coding sequence ATGGGTAAGCAGCGCGTTCTGTCGGGAGTTCAACCAACTGGTAATCTACATTTAGGTAACTATTTAGGCGCAATTCGCAACTGGGTAGAAATCCAAGACCAGTATGATAATTTCTTCTGTGTAGTGGATTTACACGCAATTACTGTACCGCATAATCCAGCTACATTAGCGGCAGACACTTATGCGATCGCTGCGCTATATTTAGCCTGTGGTATTGACTTAAACCACTCCAATATCTTTGTCCAATCCCACGTCTCAGCCCACAGTGAACTGGCTTGGTTACTCAACTGCATTACCCCCCTAAATTGGCTCCAAGACATGATCCAATTTAAAGAAAAAGCCGTCAAACAAGGGGAAAACGTTGGTGCTGGCTTGTTGATTTACCCCGTACTCATGGCGGCGGACATCTTGCTGTACCAAGCTGATAAAGTACCCGTAGGTGAAGACCAAAAACAACACTTGGAACTAACACGGGATATTGTCAACAGATTTAATCACCAATTTGCCAAAGATCAACCTGTATTGAAATTACCAGCGCCTTTAATTAGCAAAGAAGGTGCTAGGGTAATGAGTCTGACAGATGGAACACGCAAAATGTCCAAATCAGATCCCTCAGAGTTAAGCCGGATTAATCTTTTAGATACACCAGATCAGATCACTAACAAGATTAAACGCTGTAAAACTGATCCAATTCGCGGTTTAACCTTTGATGACCCAGAACGTCCAGAGTGTGATAACTTGTTAACTCTATATATGCTGTTGTCTGGCAAAACCAAACAAGCAGTAGCCACCGAATGTCAAGATATGGGCTGGGGACAATTCAAGCCATTGTTCACCGAAACAGTCATCAATGCTTTGAAACCCATACAAGACAAGTACCAAGAAATCACCGCAGACAAAAGTTATTTAGAGTCTGTATTACGCGATGGACGCGAAAAAGCCGAAGCTGTCGCCAACCAAACTCTAACAGACGTGAAAGCTGCTCTGGGATACTCAATGCCTGTGTGA